A genomic window from Silene latifolia isolate original U9 population chromosome Y, ASM4854445v1, whole genome shotgun sequence includes:
- the LOC141629733 gene encoding ATP-dependent DNA helicase PIF1-like, producing MGKNFNDFDFGGLRLEDENIETRKAKEIEEQLSIPITLEELNAINMLNVEQKSAYEIIYNRVMERRPGAFFVDSPAGTGKTFLYSALLAQLRKKGFIVLAVASSGIAPSNISGGRTSNSLFKIPLDLEENQGSKISKQSSLAELIRVCKLIIWDEAPMAKRQSIEHFERTLRDICSKNIPFGGKVVVFGGDFRQVLPVIPKSTLREAINASLVMSPLWPTLEKIRLTINMRAINDPCFSDFVLRVGEGSSPYENGKDITLPRAIVIRCNQHLSLLESLIEAIYPNVDDINLNSFLTTKKAILTPKNEDTEAINSILVSRQRGEAFEYKSFDEAIDITTEQYPIEFLNTLNPGGLPPHHLVLKKTVR from the coding sequence ATGGGAAAGAATTTCAACGATTTTGACTTTGGAGGATTAAGATTGGAAGATGAAAACATTGAAACACGTAAGGCTAAAGAAATTGAAGAGCAGCTCAGCATTCCTATTACACTAGAAGAACTTAACGCGATAAACATGCTGAATGTTGAACAAAAAAGTGCATACGAAATTATATATAATAGAGTTATGGAAAGAAGGCCAGGTGCATTCTTTGTAGACAGTCCAGCTGGTACAGGCAAAACCTTCCTCTACTCAGCGCTTCTCGCACAACTGCGAAAAAAAGGCTTTATTGTTCTAGCAGTTGCAAGTTCGGGAATTGCACCTTCGAATATTTCAGGTGGCAGAACGTCGAATTCGCTTTTCAAAATTCCTCTTGATCTTGAAGAAAATCAAGGTAGtaaaatttcaaaacaaagttcGCTTGCTGAATTGATTAGAGTATGCAAATTAATTATCTGGGATGAAGCACCAATGGCAAAGAGACAATCAATAGAGCACTTTGAAAGAACATTACGTGACATTTGCTCAAAAAACATACCGTTTGGAGGAAAAGTTGTTGTGTTTGGTGGAGATTTTCGCCAAGTGTTGCCGGTCATTCCTAAAAGTACACTTCGAGAGGCTATCAATGCAAGTTTGGTAATGTCTCCATTGTGGCCGACGCTCGAAAAGATTCGATTAACTATCAATATGCGAGCCATTAATGACCCTTGCTTCAGTGATTTTGTTCTGCGTGTTGGTGAAGGCAGTTCACCCTATGAAAATGGTAAAGATATAACACTACCAAGAGCCATTGTGATAAGATGCAATCAACATTTGTCGTTATTAGAAAGCCTGATTGAAGCTATCTACCCAAATGtagatgacattaatttaaactCTTTTCTTACAACTAAAAAAGCTATTTTAACCCCAAAGAATGAAGACACTGAAGCTATAAATTCCATATTGGTTTCTCGTCAACGAGGCGAAGCATTTGAATATAAAAGCTTTGATGAGGCTATTGATATCACTACAGAACAGTACCCGATAGAGTTTCTAAATACGCTAAATCCAGGAGGTCTTCCACCACACCATTTGGTACTGAAGAAAACAGTCCGATAA
- the LOC141627348 gene encoding replication protein A 70 kDa DNA-binding subunit B-like: protein MEIPATLFDANVQLFSDVFHPGKVYEITNAVIAPVREDVRRDIIGLAVHVTAPRKVRPKSRNMEFDARDIYLLDQSMKPTTLTVWQAFVSNEAQTISDIVASRPTVLATQVSPSKFRGGRWNTTFFSTVRLDYDGPEAVALRQWEEIARIAEHLHETVGENSRIVLPIAALGFQEDGAIVWIKGHVTHVINPERCVYSSCSICNSGTETLIGDKFPCSQTATPHIGTSVYRCNLQIRFDDESSAIKLTLFDVLAEKVLKRTATEIACLSP from the exons ATGGAGATTCCTGCAACACTTTTTGACGCAAATGTTCAGTTATTTTCAGACGTCTTTCATCCGGGAAAAGTATATGAAATTACGAACGCCGTCATCGCACCTGTACGCGAGGACGTCAGAAGAG acATCATAGGCCTTGCTGTTCATGTGACTGCACCAAGAAAAGTTCGACCAAAATCTAGGAACATGGAGTTTGATGCTCGTGATATTTATCTTCTTGATCAAAG CATGAAGCCAACAACGTTGACTGTTTGGCAGGCCTTTgtgtcaaacgaagcacaaacgATTTCAGATATTGTTGCTTCCCGACCTACTGTTCTAGCAACACAAGTCTCGCCTTCTAAGTTTCGTG GAGGCCGGTGGAATACAACTTTTTTTTCTACCGTTCGATTAGACTATGATGGCCCAGAAGCAGTAGCTCTTAGACAGTG GGAAGAAATAGCTCGAATTGCAGAACATTTGCATGAAACTGTTGGTGAAAACAGTAGGATAGTCTTACCGATTGCTGCACTCGGATTCCAAGAG GATGGTGCGATTGTGTGGATTAAGGGTCATGTAACACATGTTATCAATCCGGAGAGGTGTGTATACTCATCTTGCAGTATATGCAATAGTGGAACAGAAACTCTGATTGGCGATAAATTCCCGTGTTCTCAGACCGCCACACCGCATATAGGAACTTCCGTTTATAG GTGTAACTTGCAAATCCGCTTTGACGACGAAAGCTCTGCTATAAAGCTCACTCTGTTTGATGTACTTGCGGAAAAGGTCTTAAAACGAACAGCTACAGAGATTGCTTGCCTTTCGCCTTAG
- the LOC141629731 gene encoding uncharacterized protein LOC141629731: MILFFYVEFNLSMLSDVASTSHAHRPLEDNQRDNVPEVNFKGKKRPPKKPYILPFPSFCSYCGAKLFRNESINFCCGQGDIRLAQNSIPEIMCHLFLGNDANASNFRKFMLFYNSSFAFTSYGVKKDPELTHRNRGIYTFRVQGQFYHFINDVLPTQEEPRYMQLYFFDNDVELWHRLRSCPDLTQIVVSTLMRIMNVNPYAVFFRSLREVGIHEESRIVIRADPTHDQRTHNAPTASQVAAIWVEDEGSSEPQRHDIVVYAWSGVSHRVRHYYGCYDPLQYPLLFPYGDTGWHRCIYKYNSSHRRREVCPTFPINEVLVQTAEDLIEAKDAVASSSESEEKVSCREYYCYRLQIRPNDSSILLRCGRLLQQYVVDMYIKLESTRLDFIRANQAVIRAELYQGVIDSYNAGQLYGANIGQIYILPSSFIGCGRDFRCRYLSSMSVVQRYGKPNIFLTMTCNPRWPEIERELLPHEEAQNRPDLVARVFRTKLIEVKKEIVEKKLFGNVIGYVYVVEFQKRGLPHAHFLIILDGHSKIRSPDQYDAFLSAEIPNVLENPHLHSAVLKHMMHGPCGRDFPTNPCMKNGNCKNHYPRDYADMTTNGRNSYPIYRRRQNEVCSTIKAVKYLYKYVYKGHDRVSFTVEDGVEQRDYDEITAFQSARWISPPEAVWRIFRFCMNEIHPNVVPLQVHLPNMQPVLFRLYERLHNIADDDNRKRTTLAAFFERNQTDAYARTLLYQQFPEHYGWLGQKDEKIWLPRRKGFAVGRLVYTNTTEGERYYLRLLLANIRGPQSFEDLCTVNNVTLSSFQESAYQRGLLEDDNSVENSLLEASNIQMPFALRRLFATLLIYCTPKSPRLL; the protein is encoded by the exons ATGATACTCTTTTTTTATGTAGAATTCAATTTGAGTATGTTGTCGGATGTTGCTTCAACTTCTCATGCCCATCGGCCGTTAGAAGACAATCAGCGTGACAATGTCCCCGAAGTtaattttaaag GTAAAAAAAGACCGCCAAAGAAACCATATATACTTCCTTTCCCAAGTTTCTGCTCATATTGTGGGGCAAAATTGTTTAGGAATGAATCGATAAATTTTTGTTGCGGTCAGGGGGATATTCGACTTGCACAAAATTCTATTCCGGAAATTATGTGTCATCTTTTCTTAGGAAATGACGCAAATGCGAGTAATTTCCGGAAATTTATGCTGTTCTACAATAGTTCTTTTGCTTTTACATCGTATGGAGTAAAGAAAGATCCTGAACTTACGCATAGGAATCGCGGCATCTACACATTTCGTGTTCAAGGACAGTTTTACCATTTCATAAATGACGTACTTCCAACACAAGAAGAACCACGATATATGCAATTATATTTCTTCGACAATGATGTAGAACTTTGGCATCGTTTACGAAGTTGCCCCGATCTCACGCAAATTGTCGTTAGTACACTAATGAGGATTATGAATGTTAATCCTTATGCGGTTTTTTTCCGATCCTTGAGAGAAGTTGGTATTCATGAGGAAAGTCGTATTGTTATTCGCGCTGATCCAACCCACGATCAGCGTACTCACAATGCACCTACTGCATCTCAAGTTGCAGCGATTTGGGTTGAAGATGAAGGTTCATCGGAACCTCAGAGGCATGATATTGTTGTATATGCTTGGTCAGGGGTAAGCCATCGTGTACGACATTATTATGGCTGTTATGACCCTTTACAATATCCACTTCTTTTTCCTTACGGCGACACAGGATGGCATCGATGTATTTACAAGTACAATAGTTCTCATCGTCGTCGAGAGGTTTGTCCTACATTTCCTATAAACGAAGTTCTTGTCCAAACTGCGGAAGATTTGATAGAGGCTAAAGATGCAG TAGCGAGTTCTTCGGAATCGGAAGAAAAGGTTTCTTGTAGAGAATATTACTGTTACCGCCTGCAGATTCGACCTAATGATTCGTCTATTTTATTGCGTTGCGGACGTCTTCTTCAGCAATACGTTGTTGATATGTATATTAAACTTGAATCAACCAGACTTGATTTCATACGAGCTAATCAAGCTGTTATTAGAGCAGAACTTTATCAAGGCGTGATTGATAGCTATAATGCAGGGCAATTATATGGTGCTAATATTGGACAAATTTATATTCTTCCATCAAGCTTTATAGGGTGTGGCAGAGACTTTCGTTGTCGCTACCTTAGTTCAATGTCGGTCGTTCAGCGTTATGGCAAACCAAATATCTTTCTCACCATGACATGCAATCCTAGGTGGCCAGAAATAGAACGTGAATTACTACCACATGAGGAAGCACAGAATAGACCTGATCTTGTTGCCCGTGTATTTCGAACAAAACTTATTGAGGTTAAGAAAGAAATTGTTGAGAAAAAACTATTTGGCAATGTTATTGGATACGTATATGTAGTTGAATTTCAGAAGAGGGGCCTACCGCATGCACATTTTCTCATCATATTGGATGGTCACAGCAAAATACGGTCCCCGGATCAATATGACGCTTTTTTGTCCGCTGAAATTCCAAATGTCTTAGAAAATCCTCACCTTCATAGTGCTGTCTTAAAACACATGATGCATGGTCCATGTGGTAGAGATTTTCCAACAAATCCATGCATGAAGAACGGAAATTGTAAAAATCATTATCCGCGTGATTATGCGGATATGACGACAAATGGTCGTAATTCATATCCTATATATCGACGGCGACAGAATG AAGTATGTTCAACAATAAAAGCAGTTAAATATCTCTACAAATATGTTTACAAGGGACATGACCGGGTTTCTTTTACGGTTGAAGATGGTGTTGAACAACGCGATTACGATGAAATTACAGCTTTTCAGTCAGCACGATGGATATCACCACCTGAGGCAGTATGGAGAATTTTTAGATTTTGCATGAATGAAATACATCCTAATGTGGTGCCCTTACAAGTTCATCTGCCAAATATGCAGCCTGTACTCTTTCGTCTGTATGAACGCCTACATAATATTGCCGACGATGATAATCGAAAACGAACTACGTTAGCTGCTTTTTTTGAAAGGAATCAAACTGATGCTTATGCACGTACTCTACTTTATCAACAGTTTCCGGAACACTATGGTTGGTTAGGGCAAAAAGACGAGAAGATTTGGCTTCCACGAAGAAAAGGTTTTGCTGTTGGTAGGTTAGTCTACACCAACACTACAGAAGGTGAAAGATACTACCTACGATTATTACTTGCAAATATACGAGGACCTCAATCATTTGAAGATTTATGTACCGTCAACAATGTTACGCTATCTTCGTTTCAAGAATCAGCATATCAAAGAGGCCTTCTTGAAGATGATAATTCGGTGGAAAACAGTTTACTGGAAGCTTCAAATATTCAGATGCCATTTGCTTTAAGACGCTTATTTGCTACATTGCTCATTTACTGTACGCCGAAAAGTCCCAGGCTTCTATGA